In Plasmodium chabaudi chabaudi strain AS genome assembly, chromosome: 9, the following proteins share a genomic window:
- a CDS encoding 60S ribosomal protein L36, putative — MGRKSTIKPSTGIAVGFNSGHIVTKRSVKKSIKKRAPPKNKELINDVVREITGFSPYEKRLIELIKVGTSAATKRSLKYAKKKLGTHKRGKAKREEIQKIVMMQRRKAATDKH, encoded by the exons atggGAAGAAAATCAACAATAAAACCTTCAACTGGAATAGCAG TTGGTTTTAATAGCGGACATATAGTTACTAAAAGGAGTGTCAAGAAAAGTATAAAGAAAAGAGCACCACCAAAAAACaaagaattaataaatgatgtTGTTAGAGAAATAACGGGATTTAGTCcatatgaaaaaagatTAATTGAATTGATAAAAGTAGGAACATCAGCTGCAACTAAAAGAAGCTTGAAATatgctaaaaaaaaattaggtACTCATAAAAGAGGAAAAGCAAAGAGAGAagaaattcaaaaaattgttatgaTGCAAAGAAGAAAAGCCGCAACCGATAAGCACTAA
- a CDS encoding pre-mRNA-processing factor 6, putative, whose amino-acid sequence MKSIKNGMYNFNPSKEDPFGKAPAGYVAGKGRGVTGFSGGVSRDDITEDKDKNDYSDFNYDEFHGYSESLFKDTEYDEEDKEADDIYEAIDSRMDVRRKSRRENKLKEEILKMRAQKPTIQEQFSDLKKNLANVTLEEWESIPNVLNYSRQKQKKMPKSYLPAPDSLIMSKLNESNSHLNYSASSGNTSGLKTPLGMKTPLGLYTPIGLGFQTPLLKGSTSSGIDTPLFGKNNRSGAINSGLSTPFTLSGYATPFAISGYATPLNSSNISGYNTPLISGGTNNANNASMLSLNDLGEARGTVLSVKLDELIDNVEGQTVIDPKGYLTNLNAKNLTSDSDIADINKARSLLKSVINTNRKHGPGWIAAARVEELAQRKDKAKEIIMKGCIECSKNEDVWLEAVRLEDKLSEAKIILAKAIKNIPTSVKLWLEAYKKEKNVQDKRKVLRKAIECIPNSVVLWKEAISLENENNAYILLKRAVECIPQCIEMWIALARLCKYSEAQKVLNEARKQIPTSAEIWINASKLEEKQGNINMVDVIIKRCIENLSQKNVVHERDKWIKFAEECEQSDFLHTCQSIIKNTMNIGVENLNKKRIYKQDAQNCINNKSLHTARCIYNEALKIFKTKKSLWLDLANLELTHGNQANVDDVLQRAVKNCPHSSVLWLMYAKQKWLNNEIDAARKILAESFMHNQNTEVISLAAVKLERENNEFERARVLLKKSRVQCNTPKIWMQSVQLERLLGNYNDAKELVHEALKIHKKFDKLYMIAGQIELEMVELKENNVEQDEEENLTSAYDKAQQIYQQGLKFCPDSINLWLCAIDLQITKKSYTSARALVEKAKIKIKNIHSLSINTKILKNKEIIESNEQYIHDEEIASNLNHSKNGDSNNDNISNSKNELENKNINASVKVIENYDLLWLKLIEIELLCNNKNINPIISEALKECPTSGILWSKAIELENKNLQNSKSVTAFNNCGNNSYVILIVAIIFWNNYKIVKARKWFHRAITLNPSFGDGWATFLAFEIDQENEINQKDIINKCIKAEPNRGYMWNKIAKRRENWRLSYPQKMYKYIKERFPQVLNKPISENILKIISDENVVLPTSQADENEESTQKSDEDKEDTTLDKTKNNKRKETSSKNNEATKKSRKKK is encoded by the exons atgaaaagcataaaaaacgggatgtataattttaacCCCTCAAAGGAGGACCCATTTGGAAAAGCGCCAGCTGGATATGTAGCTGGGAAGGGAAGAGGAGTAACGGGATTCTCTGGGGGTGTTAGTAGAGATGACATTACAGAagataaagataaaaatgattattcAGATTTTAATTACGATGAATTTCATGGATATTCAgaatcattatttaaagatACAGAATATGATGAAGAAGATAAAGAAGCAGATGATATTTATGAAGCTATTGATTCTCGTATGGATGTTCGAAGAAAAAGTAGaagagaaaataaattgaaagaagaaattttaaaaatgagaGCTCAAAAACCAACAATACAAGAACAATTTAGtgacttaaaaaaaaatctagCTAATGTTACATTAGAAGAATGGGAATCAATACCCaatgttttaaattattctcgacaaaaacaaaaaaaaatgccaAAAAGTTATTTACCAGCACCAGATAGTCTTATTATGagtaaattaaatgaatcAAATTcacatttaaattattcagCTTCTTCAGGAAATACTAGTGGTCTTAAAACACCTCTTGGAATGAAAACCCCTTTAGGTTTATACACTCCTATAGGTCTAGGATTTCAAACACCTTTATTAAAAGGTTCAACAAGCTCAGGTATTGATACACCATtatttggaaaaaataatagaagCGGAGCAATTAATAGTGGGTTAAGTACACCTTTTACCCTCTCTGGGTATGCAACCCCTTTTGCCATTTCTGGATATGCAACTCCTTTGAATTCTTCAAATATAAGTGGATATAATACACCACTAATTAGCGGAGGAACTAATAATGCAAACAATGCAAGTATGCTATCTCTAAATGATTTGGGAGAAGCTAGAGGTACAGTACTTTCTGTAAAGTTAGATGAACTCATTGATAATGTAGAAGGACAAACTGTTATTGATCCTAAAGGatatttaacaaatttaaatgcaaaaaatttaacaaGTGATTCTGATATAgcagatataaataaagcaaGATCATTATTGAAATCagttataaatacaaatagaAAACATGGACCTGGATGGATTGCAGCTGCACGAGTTGAAGAACTAGCTCAAAGAAAAGATAAAGCaaaagaaattattatgaaagGTTGTATTGAATGTTCTAAAAATGAAGATGTATGGTTAGAAGCTGTAAGGTTAGAAGATAAATTGAGTGAAgctaaaattattttagcAAAagcaattaaaaatattcctaCATCTGTTAAATTATGGTTAGaggcatataaaaaagaaaagaacgTTCAAGATAAAAGAAAGGTATTACGAAAAGCCATTGAATGTATTCCTAATTCAGTAGTCCTATGGAAAGAAGCTATTTCGcttgaaaatgaaaataatgcatatatattgttaaaaCGAGCTGTTGAATGTATACCCCAATGTATAGAGATGTGGATTGCATTGGCACgattatgtaaatatagtGAAGCCCAAAAGGTTTTAAATGAAGCTAGAAAACAAATTCCAACAAGTGCAGAAATATGGATCAATGCATCTAAATTAGAAGAAAAGCAAGGTAATATTAACATGGTTGATGTTATTATAAAGAGATGTATAGAAAACTTATctcaaaaaaatgtagtACATGAAAGAGATAAATGGATTAAGTTTGCTGAAGAATGTGAACAGTCCGATTTTTTACATACATGTCAaagtattattaaaaatactatGAATATTGGtgttgaaaatttaaataaaaaaagaatttataaacaagatgcacaaaattgtataaataataaatcattaCATACAGCTagatgtatatataatgaagctttaaaaatttttaaaacaaaaaaatcttTATGGTTAGATTTAGCTAATTTAGAATTAACACATGGTAATCAAGCAAATGTAGATGACGTTTTACAACGAGCTGTTAAAAATTGCCCACATTCTAGTGTCCTATGGTTAATGTATgcaaaacaaaaatggtTAAATAACGAAATAGATGCAgctagaaaaatattagcaGAATCATTTATGCATAACCAAAATACAGAAGTAATATCATTAGCCGCTGTCAAATTAGAaagagaaaataatgaatttgaAAGAGCTCGagttcttttaaaaaaatcaagaGTTCAATGTAATACTCCAAAAATATGGATGCAATCTGTACAATTAGAAAGACTATTAGGAAATTACAATGATGCAAAAGAGCTAGTTCATGAAGCTTTAAagatacataaaaaatttgacaAACTATATATGATAGCAGGACAAATAGAATTGGAAATGGTcgaattaaaagaaaataatgttgaacaagatgaagaagaaaatcTTACTAGTGCCTATGATAAAGCAcaacaaatatatcaaCAAGGTTTAAAGTTTTGCCCCGATTCTATTAATTTGTGGTTATGTGCTATCGATTTacaaattacaaaaaaaagctaTACATCTGCTAGAGCATTAGTAGAAAaagcaaaaataaaaataaaaaatatacactcattaagtataaatacaaaaatattaaaaaataaagaaatcaTTGAAAGTAATgaacaatatatacatgatGAAGAAATAGCTAGTAATTTAAATCATTCAAAAAATGGTGatagtaataatgataatatatcaaatagtaaaaacgaattagaaaataaaaatattaatgcaTCTGTAAAAGTTattgaaaattatgatcTACTTTGGTTAAAACTTATTGAAAttgaattattatgtaataataaaaatataaatcctATTATTTCAGAAGCTTTAAAAGAATGCCCAACTTCTGGTATATTATGGTCAAAAGCTATagaattagaaaataaaaatttacaaaatagtAAATCTGTTACTGCTTTTAATAATTGTGGAAATAATTCTTATGTTATTTTAATTGTcgctattatattttggaaTAACTATAAAATAGTTAAAGCAAGGAAGTGGTTTCACAGAGCCATCACTTTAAACCCTTCTTTTGGTGATGGCTGGGCTACATTCTTAGCCTTCGAAATTGATCAGGAAAATGAGATTAACCAAAAGGACATAATCAACAAATGCATAAAGGCGGAGCCCAACCGAG GCTACATGTGGAACAAAATCGCAAAGCGGAGAGAAAACTGGAGACTGAGCTACCCACAAAagatgtataaatatattaaggAACGCTTTCCTCaagttttaaataaacCAATTTCTGAAAACATATTGAAAATTATCAGTGATGAAAATGTTGTTTTGCCAACTTCACAAGCggatgaaaatgaagaatCAACTCAAAAGTCGGACGAAGATAAAGAGGATACCACATtagataaaacaaaaaataataaaagaaaagaaacaaGCTCAAAAAATAACGAAGCAACGAAAAAAAGTCGAAAAAAGAAGTAA
- a CDS encoding RNA-binding protein, putative encodes MSAAVENKMEVQGENDNQCNNENNNDLSKENAQNEVNVNENGTNANHDDDKNKANTNNDNNDSEQKEKEENKSSNRWADMCEDFDSPLVDTYNDDNAMKNKTVDNNYSNGDVNNPKQNYFVPSKNDMNNYSNIYEIYVRNLHLDITKEEIYTMFEGYRIKRINILNKKGKTAAAYIEFDNAEDMNRSLELNGKMLYSGNNTFEHGTISVIINKDKTKAFNLNQKQNKFKKTVNRNNNFGNIRQGNNAMNNYNNNNANNSGNNNMNGNNMFSGNNNSYFNDNNNNMRMGMKGGNDNMNSSFNYNNMKGNYMNNQQGMNNMNANQSNNNMHNQGDNKNANSHFAFKNMNYQNNNSGNNNSNKNANADNTTTEQAPATSEQRKKLVLKKRTVPLDQNSYVANPNIFGEAKPVDTNPDKILNESISKDKDNNSGDENNTTDQKLENQEEDESGGKGNNENRKGMAGSSSNKNVFNYKKNNNLNRNSNYNNFNKNNANNNNTGKSSSGAKKNVFTMNKNNSGNNNNNNMKNNMNNLDNAGSGNMNGIGSDGNMKRMNMNKGFKNSDGNNMPYNNNSGSGMNNHGYNSNADGEGNTKSGYNKNSNYMNNYDNNNKNAFSTLRNNLKSDKKNDDGMYGGKSKDLNVIKKDEKANIKNIIMKNIKREDGNNRSSSNVRNNSAISGGYKNNNSSYNNDDGQNMRGSKNYGKFGSDNEGINKDNHNIRKGNESSSKKNEEPFENMNRNIKGSGDGDNYNKNSNSYNYNIENLYDSSLKYVKNSNNSSKAKKVTSIKTVKVITTEKKNDDENNRHPDSKDKNKDDINNDAGDGASYSNNNESHSNKYYDHDNKKIDNNYDDSHRSNNDNYTYESDSSENGKDITSKNLKSTLLQSKTKKKPKKKMSNDNEENNNIGDENNAPSNNTQRTGKSQKIDILVKPNLKKGENIWEARTNLLGEQKENSNALSNDKESSSNSRKSRSHSNKVSRASSKRRDSSARRRDDSRRRDRYSRRYDRRESRRDDRKSDRRDERRHSRRSESRRDGSRRDGSRRDRSRRDESRREDRKEDSKKRDESKRQDRDDSYDHRKHSRNYDKRSSRSNNYERRRSSKYDSSDKKTYDSKGYNSSDDRKKHRDSYDKINYKESYDRAYRNSHDRLSYKDGYEKNGRDSYHRNSNYMEYDKMDNKYFSNNYSSIRHKNYGSNGSKHHNYHSKMSNYNYSNNYKSSSYYKYPSKNGSYYKSPKTQLKTSEKEKSESKSEVQTIPKKAIVSTVKTNNVSIKKNRYECLDDGDESDK; translated from the exons atgagcGCCGCTGttgaaaacaaaatggaGGTACAAGGAGAAAACGATAACCAAtgtaataatgaaaataataatgatttaaGTAAAGAAAATGCCCAAAATGAAGTTAATGTAAATGAAAACGGCACAAATGCAAACCatgatgatgataaaaataaagccaatacaaataatgaCAATAATGATAGTGAACAGAAAGAAAAagaggaaaataaaagtagTAATCGATGGGCTGATATGTGTGAAGATTTTGATTCTCCATTAG TTGACACCtataatgatgataatgccatgaaaaataaaacggtggataataattatagcAATGGTGACGTTAATAATCCCAagcaaaattattttgttcctTCGAAAAAtg atatgaataattattcaaatatttaCGAAATATACGTCCGAAATCTTCACTTGGATATTACAAAAGAAGAGATCTATACTATGTTTGAAGGATACCGAATAAAGAGAATCAACATTTTGAacaaaaagggaaaaaCAGCAGCAGCTTATATCGAATTTGATAACGCAGAAGATATGAACAGGTCATTAGAattaaatggaaaaatgCTTTATTCAGGAAATAACACATTTGAACATGGTACTATTTCagttataattaataaggataaaacaaaagcttttaatttaaatcaaaaacaaaataaatttaagaaaacagtaaatagaaataataattttggtAATATAAGACAAGGTAACAATGCtatgaataattataataataacaatgcaaataatagtggcaataataatatgaacgGCAATAATATGTTTTCAGGAAATAACAATTCCTATTTTAAcgataacaataataatatgagaATGGGAATGAAAGGAggaaatgataatatgaatTCAAGTTTTAATtacaataatatgaaaggAAATTACATGAATAACCAACAAGGAATGAACAACATGAATGCAAATCAGTCAAATAACAATATGCATAACCAAGGTGATAACAAAAACGCGAATTCTCATTTtgcttttaaaaatatgaattatcAAAACAATAACAgtggtaataataattcgaataaaaatgcaaatgCTGATAATACAACTACTGAGCAAGCACCTGCTACATCAGAGcaacgaaaaaaattagttttaaaaaaaagaacagTACCATTAGATCAAAACAGTTATGTTGCCAatccaaatatttttggtGAAGCTAAACCCGTTGATACAAACCCagataaaattttaaatgagAGTATTTCAAAAGAcaaagataataatagtgGAGACGAAAATAATACTACTGAtcaaaaattagaaaatcAAGAAGAAGATGAATCAGGAGGGAAAggaaataatgaaaatagaaAAGGAATGGCAGGATCAAGTtcgaataaaaatgtatttaattataaaaaaaataacaatttaaataggaattcaaattataataactttaataaaaataatgcaaataataataatactggAAAGAGTAGCAGTggagcaaaaaaaaatgtatttacgatgaataaaaataattcgggtaataacaacaataataatatgaaaaataatatgaataatttaGATAATGCTGGTAGTGGAAATATGAACGGTATCGGATCCGATGGCAATATGAAACGAATGAATATGAACAAAGGGTTTAAAAATTCAGATGGAAATAATATGCCTTACAACAATAATAGTGGAAGCGGTATGAATAATCATGGATATAACTCGAATGCTGATGGAGAAGGAAATACAAAATCGGGGTATAAcaaaaattcaaattacatgaataattatgacaataataataaaaatgcattttCTACGTTgagaaataatttaaaatcagataaaaaaaatgacgATGGAATGTATGGAGGTAAATCCAAAGATTTaaatgttattaaaaaagatgaaaaagcaaatataaaaaatatcattatgAAAAACATTAAACGTGAAGATGGTAACAATAGAAGTAGTTCCAACGTGAGAAATAATTCAGCAATTAGTGGtggatataaaaataataatagttcatataataatgatgatggTCAAAATATGAGAGGTTCCAAAAATTATGGTAAATTTGGTTCAGACAATGaaggaataaataaagataatcATAACATAAGAAAGGGTAATGAAAGTAgttctaaaaaaaatgaagaaccatttgaaaatatgaacagaaatataaaaggaTCAGGTGATGgagataattataataaaaattcaaattcttataattataatatcgaaaatttatatgacagttctttaaaatatgtaaaaaattccAACAATTCAAGTAAGGCAAAAAAGGTTACCTCAATTAAAACAGTTAAAGTTATAACTaccgaaaaaaaaaatgatgatgaaaataacagACATCCCGATtcaaaagataaaaataaagatgatataaataatgatgcaGGAGATGGAGCTAGCTATAGTAACAATAATGAATCTCAttctaataaatattatgaccatgataataaaaaaatagataataattatgatgaCTCCCATCGAagtaataatgataattataCCTATGAAAGTGATAGTTCTGAAAATGGTAAAGATATTACTAGCAAAAATCTAAAATCAACTTTATTACAaagtaaaacaaaaaaaaaaccgaaaaaaaaaatgagtaatgataatgaagaaaataataatataggtgatgaaaataatgcacCTAGTAATAATACACAAAGAACTGGAAAAAGTCAAAAAATCGATATTTTAGTTAAAcctaatttgaaaaaaggAGAAAATATATGGGAAGCAAGAACAAATTTATTAGGAGAACAGAAAGAAAATAGTAATGCCTTATCAAATGATAAAGAATCTTCTTCAAATTCTCGAAAAAGCCGTTCCCATTCCAATAAGGTTAGCAGAGCAAGTAGCAAAAGACGAGATTCAAGTGCTCGAAGAAGAGATGATAGTAGACGAAGAGACCGATATAGCCGACGATATGATAGACGAGAAAGTAGAAGGGATGATCGAAAATCAGATAGACGAGATGAAAGAAGACATAGTAGAAGAAGTGAAAGTAGAAGAGATGGTAGTAGGAGAGATGGAAGTCGTAGAGATAGAAGTCGAAGAGATGAAAGTAGAAGGGAAGATAGAAAAGAGgatagtaaaaaaagagaTGAATCGAAAAGACAAGATAGAGATGATTCATATGATCATAGAAAACATAGTAgaaattatgataaaagAAGTAGTAGaagtaataattatgaaagaAGAAGAAGCAGTAAATATGATTCATCAGATAAAAAAACGTATGATAGTAAAGGATATAATTCATCTGATgatagaaaaaaacatagaGATTcctatgataaaataaattataaagaatCCTATGATAGAGCATATAGAAATTCTCATGATAGATTAAGTTATAAAGATggttatgaaaaaaatggaagagATAGCTACCATAGAAATAGTAATTATATggaatatgataaaatggataataaatatttttcaaataattatagttCCATAagacataaaaattatggtAGTAACGGAAGTAAACATCATAATTATCATTCAAAGATGagtaattataattattcaaataattataaatcatCAAGTTATTATAAGTATCCATCAAAAAATGgttcatattataaaagtCCAAAAACCCAATTAAAAACAagtgaaaaagaaaaatcaGAATCCAAATCAGAAGTCCAAACTATTCCTAAAAAAGCTATTGTTTCAACTGTCAAAACAAATAACGTTtcgattaaaaaaaatcgataCGAATGTTTAGATGATGGTGATGAAAgtgataaataa